The following are from one region of the Corythoichthys intestinalis isolate RoL2023-P3 chromosome 17, ASM3026506v1, whole genome shotgun sequence genome:
- the LOC130905316 gene encoding proteinase-activated receptor 2-like: MAPRGGRLCALLVVLCCLHTCWCDTESSYPVENGRGFTGTETPDGILVGPQAEWVLSSGLTTVFLPIVYIIVFVVGLPANAMAVWVFLFRTKKKHPSSIYMANLALADLFFVIWTPLKIAYHINNNDWIYGEGLCKVMVGFFYGNMYCSMAFIACISVQRYMAVVYPLAQRQRENTVTYVISAAIWAVVWLLTIPLYLYDQQVRVAKLGILTCHDVTRPSQRKMPAGYFLTMGTAGFLVPAAVCAVSYVLMLRALRTSMTTDDAVAKKRRKAVLLIITVLVMFMLCFAPSNIMLLVHYVLLLNEVRNNLYGFYITALCLASLNSCIDPFVYYYISDEFREHIKNTFLCRSQRTVERMRVSFSAMKFSKKSNTYTTTDSSGNTRSSQC, from the exons ATGGCTCCGCGTGGTGGACGTCTTTGTGCGCTCCTCGTCGTTCTTTGTTGTCTTCACACCTGTTGGTGTGACACAG AGTCTTCCTACCCTGTAGAAAACGGCCGAGGCTTCACCGGCACGGAGACCCCCGATGGCATTTTGGTGGGTCCGCAGGCCGAATGGGTTCTGAGCAGCGGCCTCACCACAGTTTTCCTGCCGATCGTCTACATCATCGTTTTCGTGGTTGGCCTGCCTGCGAATGCTATGGCCGTTTGGGTGTTCCTGTTCCGCACCAAGAAGAAGCATCCGTCGTCCATCTACATGGCCAACCTGGCGCTGGCAGACCTGTTTTTTGTCATCTGGACACCACTGAAGATCGCTTACCACATCAACAACAACGACTGGATATACGGCGAGGGGCTGTGCAAGGTCATGGTGGGCTTCTTCTACGGGAACATGTACTGCTCCATGGCCTTCATCGCCTGCATCAGCGTGCAGCGTTACATGGCCGTGGTGTACCCGCTAGCGCAGCGTCAGCGCGAGAACACCGTCACCTATGTGATTTCGGCGGCCATCTGGGCGGTGGTGTGGTTGCTTACCATCCCGCTCTATTTGTACGACCAGCAGGTGCGGGTGGCAAAACTGGGCATCCTCACCTGTCACGACGTCACCCGACCCAGCCAGAGGAAGATGCCTGCGGGCTATTTCCTCACCATGGGCACGGCAGGTTTCCTAGTTCCCGCTGCCGTCTGCGCCGTCTCCTATGTGCTAATGCTACGGGCGCTACGCACCAGCATGACTACGGATGACGCTGTGGCCAAGAAGCGGCGCAAGGCGGTGTTGCTAATCATCACCGTGCTGGTGATGTTCATGTTGTGCTTCGCGCCCAGCAACATAATGCTCCTGGTGCACTACGTGCTGCTCCTGAACGAGGTCCGCAACAACCTCTACGGGTTCTACATCACCGCACTGTGTCTGGCTAGCCTCAACAGCTGCATCGACCCCTTCGTCTACTACTACATCTCTGATGAATTCCGCGAGCATATCAAGAACACCTTCCTGTGCCGAAGCCAGCGCACTGTGGAGAGGATGCGTGTGTCTTTCAGTGCGATGAAGTTCTCCAAAAAGAGCAATACATACACGACGACGGACTCCAGCGGGAACACCAGGAGCTCACAGTGCTAG